From the genome of Paracholeplasma manati:
TATATGGCAAGCCGCGACCAAAATCATTGATCACTATGCTATTATCATTTTTTATGGTGACGTTAATCTCTGACCCATAACCAGATAGGGCTTCATCGATCGCATTATCGACAATTTCCCAAACCAAATGGTGTAAACCCCTGGTATCGGTTGACCCGATATACATCCCAGGACGTTTTCTTACCGCTTCGAGTCCTTCCAATATCTGGATCGAATCCTCAGAATAAGTCTTCTTCAATTCTTCCATTAAATCAGTCCTTGCTTTAGTGATATTATACCAAATTTTAAACCGTTTTCACAATAAAAAATATAGTCATTTTCGATATTTGCAGTATTTTAATTGGAATTTCAAATTATATGATATAATATTGACGTTACGAGGTGAAAAGATGGGGTTTATCGCTATACAAATCGGTTTAATTTTATTCGCTTATTTGGTTGGTTCTATACCGAATGGACTATGGATAGGCAAAGTTTTCTTAAAGATTGATTTAAGAGAACATGGTTCAAAAAATATTGGGGCTTCGAATGCCTTAAGAGTGATGGGTTTAAAGCTAGGTATACTAACATTCGCACTCGATGCACTGAAAGGTGCATTGCCAATCATCATTGTTAGAATCTTAAAAGCAACCATTGAGCTAACGACCAATGTGGTCATTCTCGATCAAGCTTACGATTATGAAATCATCTTTGGTGTGGTTGCAGTACTCGGTCATACATTCCCATTATTCAATCACTTTAAAGGTGGAAAAGCTGTCGCATCTTCTGCAGGTATCGTGTTAACCTTAACACCGATTGCAGGGATCTTATGCATCATCACATACATCGTCACTGTCATCCTAACAAAATATGCTTCACTAGGTTCAACGTTTGCAGCACTAACGGTATTCGCTGCAGCATTCATTGAGTTTTGGATTAGAGGTTTATTGTTAGAACAACTATTTGTGTTGATTGTATACACAATGATGATTTTGTTTATCTTCTATCGCCATCGAGAAAACTACAAACGTTTGCTCAAAGGCACAGAAAATAAGATGTCATTTACAAAGAAAAAAGCATAATACCTGAACCCTTCATTTTTTGAAGGGTTTTTATATGTTATAATGCATATATGTTAGGATGTGAAATCATGTTGATTAAATCCATCGAATTCCCGACCGTTTCGGATCAAAACTACCCCTATTATTTGCCATTTTATGGAAAAACCATTTTAATCACTGCACCAATTACCATTTTGGTTGGTGAAAATGGTACCGGTAAATCGACTTTGTTGAAGCTTATAAACGATGTGATTCAACTGTATCGAATTGATGCAAGTGATGCTTCAAAACGTAAAAGTCCATTAAAATGGTTGAATTTACCCAAAGTCACCTTCTCTAGAACCAAACCCAAAGGATTTTTCTTCAGTGCTGAGGATTTTACCACTTACATACGCGGTTTGGAACAACACCGTCAGGAAGCTTATGACGCTTTGAATGAAGTGGATCGTGAATATGCCAATAAATCTGATTATGCAAAATCAATGGCCCGGATGCCACATATGAGAACCATAAACGACATTGACCAAATGTACCAAAAAGACTTGTTGAGTTCATCCCATGGAGAAGCTTATCTGGATTTTTTCATTTCCAGATTGCGTAGCAACGAACTGTATTTATTGGATGAACCTGAAACACCCTTATCGATTCAAAATCAAATTACCTTATTGAGTGTGATTGATGAGGCCGTCAGTCGCGGTAATCAATTCATCATCGCAACCCACTCACCCATTCTCATGTCTATACCAGGTGCAACCATTCTAAGGATTCAACCTGAAGGTATGGATGAAATTCGTTATGATGATATTGAATCGGTTCAGCTATTAAAACAATTTTTGAACCACAAAGAACAGTTTTTTAGGCACTTATATCAAAAAAAGTCCGAGTAGGACTTTTTATTTTATTCTTGGTCTTGATTCAATAAGACTTTGGTTTCATCCATCCATAATTTTGCGAAATGATTGTTTGAAATGACGATTGGCATCGCAAACACATACAGTAAAGGCAAAATCAAGTAATAATCGAGTGACAAATCAAATACATCGATGATAGCAACCAATACACCAATCGACAAACTCAATAGCCCTAAAGACACAAAATTCCATATGAATCGTTTTTTTGGAATATGAGACTTGATTTTGTGGTGCAAGTTAAACACATGTCTAAATGTAAATGCAGAAATCAGGAGGGCGGCAATAGCTGATAACCCTAACAATATTCCTGCCACCAAATGGTGATATTTCAAAATGGCTAAAACAGAAATGATCCCAAACAATTGAAATGTGGTCGCAATGATGATTTGTACCAATGTTCTAGAATAGTGGATTGCCTTTAAATACTTTTCTTGGATGATCGCACTCTTCTCAGGGTGCTTTTGGGTTTCTTCAATCAAATCAATGTAGGATGCATCTGGTTCCTTGGTTAATTCTAACAATTTTTCATAGTCTTTATACATAAACCATTCAACCAATATGTCGGCGACGAATAGTGGGATGGTAATCAAGTTAAATAAAATATAGCCTTGGGCGTCGAGTGCACTGGCCCGCAATACCACAAATAGGATGGAAATCTTTAGTAGGAAATCAATCAGTGTGTATCGCTTTAAATCCCGAAAGGACTCTGAAAACCCGAATAGGGTTAAGATGACAGGTACAATCATCGTAAAAATCCAAAACGGGTGGATGGTATCTAAACCATCGGTGTGGATTTGGTAATTTAAGAACAATACGTTCAAATATGAAAGGATTGACAATCCAATTAATAATTTTAAAAATGTTTTCATAGCATTACCTCTCAGTCTATTTTACCATATAAAATAAAAAGGTGTTTACACACCCATTATTTTACTTGATTCATTGAGTTTAATACTTGTCGAACTTGCTTTTCAGAAGGGGTTCTGCCCATTTGACGCATCATTTCACGAATCATACGTTCATTGACAGGTGGGTTTTTCTTAAGATAGTTTTTAAACCACGCTCTTGCGATAAAGAAACCTGCGATGCCACCCGCTAAGATGCCGCCTAATCCAGTCAATAAATACCAAAGCCATTCTAATCCCATTAAAAATCACTCCTTCAATAACAATAATATCATACTAAATCATAGCCTTAAAAGCAAGTCAAAACCAACATTCTACACGATTCAGTGTTTACATTTTGCTTGACATATAATAAAATAAAGTATAAGGAGTGATGATTATGCCAAGATGGATAGATGACAGCTGTATCGCTTGCGGTAGCTGCCAAGCTGTATGCCCAGTAGACTGTATTTCAGAAGGCGACATTTACGTGATTGATGAATCCGTATGTATCGACTGTGGGGCTTGCCAAGAAGTTTGCCCAGTAGGAGCTATTTCAGAACGCTAAAAAAGAAAACGCACTCAGTTGAGTGCATTTTTTTTTACATTAAACCATCCAAAATGGATGGTTATTTTTGATAGATTCCGATGCGTTTAATGCCATGAACACGATCTTTGATCAAGTGGATGCCATCAACAGTCGGGCATGCATGACTTTTTTCAATTTCGATGATGATTTTACCCGTTGGTTTAATCAGATCGACCACAGCTTCTAAAATCGGTTGGATATCATAAGCATATGGTGGATCTAAGAAAATATAGTCCATATAAATTTGATTATTTTTATAATAACCAATGGCTTTTGGATAATCCCAAGATGTGATTAATGCCCCTGTTTTAAGCGATTCTTCATTGATTTTCAATGACTTGATGGCCAATGGATGTAAATCATTCAAATAGAGCTTTTCAGCCCCTCTAGAATAGGCTTCGAATCCATATGCGCCAGACCCTGCAAATAAATCCAGTACAGACCCAGATACTTCAAACAACATATTGAATACAGATCCTCTAACGATAGAGGCAGTTTCTTTGGTATCATCGCTTAAACTGATTAAGGTTTTCCCTTTCAGTCTGCCAGCAATGATTTTTAATTTGACCTGTTTCATTCGAACAACTTTAAGATGGCTTTATTGTAATAGAGGTTGTTAAAATACGTGGTTTTTTTTGAGATTAGGTCTAAATCCATCAAATCGCGATAACGTTTAATGATGGTCTTAGATAATACACCAAAATGAGCTTGCAACGGTTCATTTTCAAGGTAAATGACTTTATGACTCACATGAATCATTTCAAGCAAGCGACGTTTTTGATAAATCGTATGGTCGCTTTCTTCAATCTTCTCTTCTTGTTTAAGCTTGATACGGTTGTATCCATTGATCATCTTATTCGCATCTTTGATAGCGGCTTTCAACCCCGTTAAGTAATAAACGATGAACCCATTGATGTCGTTTTCAACCAATGCCTTTTTGCGGACATCTTCTATGTTCTTTAAATGACGGGATAACGGGATAAAGTGTTTGATTCCATCAAATTCGATTAAATACAACTGGGACGCCATTCTCGCAAGTTCAACGTTGCCAATCAGAAATGGTAACGATGTGGCAATTTGATAATACATCAGTGCCGCTCTCACATAAACCGGAATATCGTCACGATACATGAAGAGTTCCATTTCTTCCATAATAGTAATCATGGATTCAGGGTCTGGTGGGATATATGTAGCTTGTTCGATTGAACTACCTACAAAGGATTGAGTTCTTCTAAACTCACCTGGGTATTGGTTTTGATGTTTCGAAAACAATGCATAATGCAAATCTTTTAAAAAGCGGTTGGCATAGCCAATTTTTTTCATATGGGCTGGTGCTTCATCGTACGTTTCTTGAAAGTGAATCAAATCGTTATAAAACAAATTAAATCCAGATGGTGCGTATAAATCACTAAAACTATAATCCCCAATCGAAGTGCGCATCCAATCCAACATTTCAGCATCTTGAATCAATCTGAAAAAGGCTTTATTGAGTGGCGACTCGAGTGGCAACAATTGATTGATTTCATCTACCAATTTGTCAATGCGTTCATCTTTTTTAGAGGTTATATAAAGACCATTCAATGTATAAGGTACGAAGACATTGATTTTCTTTAACCCGTAAGGCTTTTGTTCGTATGTACCTAGCATATTATCACCTATAGAAATTATACCAAAAAACCGCATGATTAAGCAATAAAAATGACAAAAAAAGGCATTTTGGATGCCTTTTAAAGTTTCTTCAATTTGATGGTCTTGTTCTTGAATTTTTTACCATTCAAGCCCATGACACGGTTTACCGATTGCTTGTTCAATTGGAAAACGGTTTTGGATTCACCAATCGTGATGTCACCAACATTACCTGTGTAGAGGTCCGCTTCTTTCTTGAATAAGTCGAGTAACGATACGGCACGAATTTGGTCTGCTTTACCAAAGTTGATTTCAAATTCAACGAATTGTTTTTGATTATCACGGAAAGGTTTATCGCCTTCGGCTCTTGGACGTCTAGCATCTGAACCCGCTTCACGAGGACGACGATCATTACGATCGAACGTTTTCTTTTCACGTGGTTTATCGATTGGAATCTCACGGTATTCTTTTTCTTGATCATCGATGGACATGGTCATCAACGCGTTGATGATGTCAATCCCATCATAACCATCCGCTAGTAACTTTTGAATCACAATTTCATACTTGTGTTCTTTCTTTTGACTGATCATGTCAGCGATTTGGTTATAGATACCTTTAATCGTAACGGCATGAATGTCTTCAACGGTTGGGATTTCTTTGAGTTCTAGTGGAGACTTGGTGAAATTTTCCAACTCTTTGATGCGTCTTCTGTTCCATGCATTCGATAACGTAATGGCATAACCACTCTTACCAGCACGACCTGTTCTACCAATACGGTGAACATAGACTTCCAATTCTTGTGGGATATCGTAGTTGATGATGGCTTCAACATCATTGATGTCTAGGCCTCTCGCTGCCACGTCTGTAGCCACCAAAATTTTGACATTCTTTTGACGGAATGCGTTCATTACTCGGTCTCTTTGGAGTTGTTTTAAATCCCCATGTAAGGCATCTGCACTATACCCCAAGTTTTGGAGGTAAGCGACCAAATCATCGACACCAGCTTTGGTGTTGGCGAAAATGATGATGGATTTGAAATGATAGAAATCCAAAAGTCTGACCAATAAGTCATCTTTGTATTCCTTTTTGACTTCGTAGTAAACTTGTTTGATTTTTTCTACGGTCAATGTCTTCGCTTCAATCTTAATGTGGACAGGGTCCTTTTGATAAGTGGAAGCGACGGTCTTAATGAAAGGTGGGATGGTCGCGGAGAATAAGACAGTTTGTCTTTCTTTCGGCGTATCTTTCAAAATGATCTCTAAATCTTCTTGGAAACCCATTTTCAACATTTCATCCGCTTCGTCCATGACGAGCATACGTAAATTATTGAAATCGAGTGTCTTTCGGGTCATGTGGTCGATGATACGACCTGGGGTCCCGATGATGATTTGTGGTTTTTCTTTCAAGCTCTTGATTTGTCTTTCAATCGATTGGCCACCGTACACGACGGTTGCTCTAATTTGTCTTGAGAAGCGAATTAGTTTTAAGAATTCAGCGTAGACTTGGAGTGATAACTCTCTCGTTGGCAATAAAATAAGCGCTTGTACATTTGGGTTATTCATATCGATCGCTTCAACGATGGGTATTGCGAAAGAGAATGTTTTCCCTGTACCTGTTTGGGCCTGCCCAATCATGTCTTTACCGTCACGAACCACTGGGATCGATGCGGCCTGGATATCCGTTGGATAAACGAATCCCAATTTGTCTATCGCCTTCTGAATATCTTCTTGTAAGTTTAAATCTTTAAATGTAATCATGCAATTCCTCAATTCTGTATAATACCTTAATACTATATCATATTTAGGCCGTAAAACCTAAAGTTTTATGCAGTAATTTTGTAAAAGTGCTTACAAAGTAAAAGCCCATATTAAATGGGCTTAAAAGTGCTTATTTTACCTAGAAAGGTGTGAGAACTAAAAGTGCTAAAGTGGGTAAAATCGACCTTTACTTTGTGATTCCTATATCTATAGGCATTCTAACCCCGCAAGGCCTCAATTCCCGTTTCGGATGGTTGGGTTCCACAGCTTACCTTCTAGGCACCTTCATTGTATCACTCAACAATCCATTTTGTCAAATGACCTACTTTGACTCGATTTCTTTCAATTTCTTCTTTAGAAGGTCGATGACTTGAGGTCTAACATCGTCGCGTTTTAGACCAAAATCCAGGGTCGCTTCGATGTAACCGATGCGTGAACCAATGTCATAACGCTTACCTGCGACGTCAAAAGAATAGACCGATTCTTCCGCCATCAAGCGCTTAATGGCATCGGTTAGTTGGATTTCTCCGCCTGCCCCGCGTGGTTGATTTTCTAAATATTTAAAAATGGTTGGACTCAAAATATAGCGACCACCAATGGCACTTCTAGAAGGTGCATTTTCGGGTTTTGGCTTTTCGACTACAGAAGAAAGTTTATAAAGACCAGCTTCCATTTCTTGACTTGGTTCGCAAATACCGTATTTTTGGGTATCTTCATAACTGACAGGCAATGTACCTAAAATGGTGCCACCATACACATTGTATTTGTCGATGAGTTGACGTAAAACGGGTTGTTTGTCACCAACATACAAGTCGTCCCCAAGCAACAATGCGAATGGTTCATTGCCGATGAATGCTTTCGCACAAAGGACAGCGTGACCCAATCCGAGTTGTTCTTTTTGACGAATATAATGAATATTGGCGAGATTAGAGACATCTGTAATGACCTTTAATTCCGCATCCTTGTGTTTTTCTTTGAGGATGTTTTCTAGTTCGAGATTACGGTCAAAATGGTCCATAATGGCGTTCTTATTGGCTGAAACGATGATGAGAATTTCTTCGATCCCTGAAGCGAGTGCTTCTTCAACGATGTATTGAATCGTTGGGGTGTCGATGATGGGGAACATTTCCTTAGCAAGTGCTTTGGTGGCCGGTAAAAAACGGGTTCCGTACCCTGCGGCTGGGATAACTGCTTTTTTGATCATAGTGATTACGCGTGGCGTATCTCCTTTCTAATAGTAAAGCATGATGCGTACATACGTACCTTGATTCATCTTTAATTCTAATAATATGTCTCTCACCGTGTTTTCAATGATGTAATCGAGGTTTCTCACCCTTACATTGGTTTGTAAGGTGATGACCCCTGCTTCATCATAATCGAGTTCACGCGATGGATATGCCTTTACATAAGTGCGTGCATGGTCTTTGTCTTTAAAATAGACCATCAAACTGATGATGACTTCACCACGGATTTCAAGTTCGTTCAATAAGTGCGCTAAATTGAGGGCGCGAGCGACAATATAATCCGGGTTATGGAAAAATGTATTTTCATAAAATTTACGGTTTAGGTCTGAAAATTGTCTCAAACCTACGTGGGTCTTGAATGCCCCTTCAAGAAAGGTTTGAAACTTTAAAATACGCTGATGTTGACTCTTATGAAATTCAGCATAGATATAAGCATACTTCTTATTGTGGGTGTATGCTGTAATGATGAATCGGTGTAAATTGGCGTAGATTAAAATTTCGGATAAATGTGACTGGAAGGTCTCTAAAGATACTTCCATCCCATAGTGACCAATTTCAGTCGTATGCTCATTATACACCAAAGGTTCAAATAAAGCATTAGCAAATACGAGTTCTTGACGGTCTTGATCGTAATATTGATAAGCGTTATAGCTGACACGCATGTAATAGCGTATGAGCTCGACAATCCCCATGGTTACACCAAAGATGATAACGACAGGTAAAAAGATCCATTTATATGTGGTTGATATGTCATCTGTCACAGCAAGAATGAAAATGATGGGTAGAAATACCGATAGTCTTACCACACGCATCATGGTTGTAAAGCCTTTTTTATGCAGTAAAATCATCATGATAAAGACAATGGTTATGAAATAGATGACCAATGCGTTATTCGGGGTGATGCTTCTGAATATCGCGATGTCATTCGCAACAAATATCAACATAAAGATATCTATCGCGAACAGACCAAATACCGAGATGGTTCGTGCTTTTTGATACCATTTTTTGGTATAAAGCTTTCGAACTTGTGGTAGATGATAATGTGATTTCATTTCTTTTCGGTATGCATAGAATGTTTCAAATTTGCCATACCAAGGCACTTTAAATGGTTCGATGTCTTCGTCATCAAGTGTTTTATTCAAATAATTTTCAAAGTCTGCCAATGGGTTTAAAACGAATAGCAACGTACCAATGAATATGATGGCTAAACTGAACCGAGTATCGAAGAGAGCCAATGTAATCGCAATTAAAACACCGTATATGAAAAATACGATGAGTTTGGCCAAACCACCAAACAGATAGAGGGCGACATATAGTAAAAATAAGACGCTCACTAAGAGATAAATGGTTTGTTCGTCGGATTGTAAGAAATACGATGCAATGACCATACTGACGATGATCGATGATGCAATCGTTAAAGCAATCAATAAACGTCGCGACATATTTTATCCTCGATATATACTAAATTATACAAAAAAAAGAATGGAGTGTCCATTCTTTATTCTTTCGATTATTTTTGTGCTGCTTTGATGGCTTCAACCAATTCAGCTTTCTTTAAACCAGAAAGACCGGTTAAGCCTAAACCTTGTGCAACTTCTTTAAGTTGTGCAACGGTTAAAGTTTCTAATTCAACTTGTGGTTCAGCAACTTTTTCAACGACTGGAGCCGCTTCTACGACTTTTTCAGCTTTGACTGCTTTTTCTACTTTAGCTGCTTTAACGACAGGTTTAGCTTCAACCACTTGTGGTTTGATTTCGCCTGCTAAGCCTTTTCTAGCCACTTCAACAACGGCTGTGAAGCCTTTAGGATCGTTAAGTGCTAAATCAGCCAACATCTTACGGTTGACTTGAACGCCAGCCTTTAATAGACCGTTGATCAATGATGAATATTTGAATCCGTTTAGACGGCATGCTGCGTTGATTCTGGAAATCCAGAGCTTGCGCATATTTCTCTTGGTTTGTTTTCTGTCTCTGTATGCGTAAGCGAGCGCTCTCATGACTTGTTCATGGGCTGTCTTATAAATCGTGTGTTTGGAACCAAAGTAACCCTTGGCTAATCTTAATATTTTTTTACGGCGTGCTCTTGTTTGCACGTTTCCTCTTACTCTTGGCATGTGTGTCCTCCTACTTCAAGTTCGAAATCAGTTGTTTGATACGTTTGTAGTCTGATGCAGACACACCTGTTTCGCCTCTTAATTGTCTATTTTGTTTGGTTGTTTTGCTTGCAGCTAAGTGATTTGAATAAGCTTTGCCTCTCATGAGTTTACCAGAGCCAGTAACTTTAATTCTCTTCTTTAAACCGCTATGTGTTTTTTGTTTTGGCATATTGTTTGCTCTCCTTTATTATTTGGTTGGTTTTGGTGCAACCGTCGCGAATAATTGACGGCCTTCCATCTTCACTGGGGACTCAACCACGATAGCGTCTCCCAACGATTGAATAAAGCCTTCCATGACCTTAACGCCTTGATCGCTATGAACGATCATACGGCCCTTAAAGCGTAATGAAATTTTAACTTTATCGCCTTTTTCAAGGAATTTGATGGCTTGTTTGGATTTGGTTTCCAAATCATGGGTGTCGATGACTGGGGATAAACGAATTTCCTTCACTTCAACGACATGTTGATTTTTCTTCATTTCACGTTGTTTTCTTTGTTGATCGTATCTGAACTTAGAATAATCCATGATTTTCGCAACCACTGGTTTGGAATCCGGGGATACGACCACAAGGTCTAACTCACGTGTTCTTGCTTCATAAAGCGCTTGATGGATTTTAATTAATCCTAAATTGTTGCCTTGATCATCAATGACTAACAACTCTCTTGCTGCGATGCCTTCATTGACTAGTGCATCGACTTGTTTGTTGCCTTTAACAGGACTGTTTCCTTTAACAGGACTCTTGATAAACGCCACCTCCTATGTGTTTTATAAAAAGAAAAAGTGTGTACATACAGTACCCACTCATATACGTTAATTTAAATCAAATTTAACGTGACCGTTTGCCTACCGATTCATCGATCAGGCGAGAAGTAGGTACTTCTTCTTTTCACTATTTCTAGTTTCCTTATGTATTATAACGAATTGCCCCAGGTATGTCAAGCATAAATGCATATTTATTTTGGCTTTATCCCGTATAAGTGATATGCAAACCAATAATAGGCCAATGCAAGCCAAATGGGTTGCCACTCAAAAGTCCCCTGGTTGTAAGGCATGACCCAATCGATCCAACGAATGGTCGGTAATAGATCACTCAGATTGGGGTGTAGAATCAACATCACCAATCCAAACAGGGTGATGTATGTGGATTTAACCCGTATCCATATTACCATAAAACCACTAAAAAGGCACGTGTTTAAAGATAATTGTATCCAAAAATTGGATAAAATATCTATTTCTTGGAAGGATAATGCATAAAAAATGGGTACCCAAATGCCATACATGATAACTTGTAACATCACATTCAGCCAAAATCGGACTAAATTGAACCTTAAATAAGAAGACCCAAACATCACCTCTAAATAAGCATCTTTTTTACCCATCCACTCAATTGCGTATACTAGCGTGTGACATCCAATCAATAAATAGCACAAATAACCGCTCTGTTCTAAGTAATATTGTTGATAATAGCTGCGATTGAGTCCTCTTTCCGTTGTTGATAGCCATGCATGACTGAAATAAAACAACAACAATACCCACAAAACATAGAACAATACGGACAACCAGACCCATTTGGTTGGTTTTCTTTTTCTAAAATCATAATTGAAATAATTAATCCAGTGCATGGGTTGTAACCACCAGTTTGGAGAACAACTTCGGTTCATGGGTCGAGATTATGAGACAAGTCCCTAAACTTTGAAGGGTTGCAATGCGTTTTAAAACCACCTTCATGGTTTTTGAATCCAGTGCTGTGAACGGTTCATCCATGAAAACCACATCGGGTTGTCCAACCAAACTGAGATATAACAATACTTTTTGTTTATTGCCTTTGGATAAATTCGCTACTTCACTAGACATATCGATGTCTAATTCAGCCAAAAAACCCAGATCCATGGGGACACGCATAATCGATAGCATCCATGCGATAAACGTATAGGGTCGATCTGCGTATGGCAATTCAACCAAATCGGGCATATATCGACATTTGAGCGATTTTCGATGGATGATTTCACCACGATCACTTTGAATGCGATTCATGCATAGTTTTAAAAGTGTGGTTTTACCAGACCCGTTTTGCCCGACCAATAAATGGATGGTCCCAGGGTCAAACTGAATCGATAGATTTTGAAATAACGATTTATTACCATAGCTTTTGGAAACTTCACGCAGTTCAATCAATGACATATATACGATTTAAGCTATTCTCAGGAATCACTGTTGACATCGGTTCAAAATACAAAAACGTGTCAACGGTTTGAGCATAGAGTGTCCCTTCTAAAGTATAAAATATTCGTAATGACGTTTTTTGGTAATAAAATAAATCTGGTTCGATGTCGATGGCAATAGAATTTTGACTTTGTATGGTGTTAAGGATAGGCACACAATGATTGACCGTATAACAAACCGATTCAATGGTGACTGGTCTTTTCACTGAAATATCCAACACAATTTGTGTCAAAAATGGCCCTTCATCGGCATTATCTCCATATTGATTATAGATAGAAAGTTCTTGTTCTTCACTCGGTTTCATCAAAGACAATCGTCCGATGCTTGCTTGAAGCTTATCCCCATTTTTTAAAAGAATGGTCAAATAACATGTTTTAATATAGTAATCAACCTCAAGTTTTGGTAGTTCCAACAAGAAAACAACCTTATTATATCGATCACCTAAGTAGGTATACCGGCCATAGGTCTTAATATCTATGGTTTTGGGTACCAATTTTTGATGTTCGTCTAGGGACGATAAATAGATGGTTTCGATGGCATCCACATCAGCATAAAGTGATGAATGATTGGTATACCCCTCCACGCTGAGTTGGGTATCCGTGGTCAATTGCGAATATAACGT
Proteins encoded in this window:
- a CDS encoding Rho termination factor N-terminal domain-containing protein, whose product is MARKGLAGEIKPQVVEAKPVVKAAKVEKAVKAEKVVEAAPVVEKVAEPQVELETLTVAQLKEVAQGLGLTGLSGLKKAELVEAIKAAQK
- a CDS encoding 4Fe-4S binding protein, whose translation is MPRWIDDSCIACGSCQAVCPVDCISEGDIYVIDESVCIDCGACQEVCPVGAISER
- the plsY gene encoding glycerol-3-phosphate 1-O-acyltransferase PlsY — its product is MGFIAIQIGLILFAYLVGSIPNGLWIGKVFLKIDLREHGSKNIGASNALRVMGLKLGILTFALDALKGALPIIIVRILKATIELTTNVVILDQAYDYEIIFGVVAVLGHTFPLFNHFKGGKAVASSAGIVLTLTPIAGILCIITYIVTVILTKYASLGSTFAALTVFAAAFIEFWIRGLLLEQLFVLIVYTMMILFIFYRHRENYKRLLKGTENKMSFTKKKA
- a CDS encoding AAA family ATPase — translated: MLIKSIEFPTVSDQNYPYYLPFYGKTILITAPITILVGENGTGKSTLLKLINDVIQLYRIDASDASKRKSPLKWLNLPKVTFSRTKPKGFFFSAEDFTTYIRGLEQHRQEAYDALNEVDREYANKSDYAKSMARMPHMRTINDIDQMYQKDLLSSSHGEAYLDFFISRLRSNELYLLDEPETPLSIQNQITLLSVIDEAVSRGNQFIIATHSPILMSIPGATILRIQPEGMDEIRYDDIESVQLLKQFLNHKEQFFRHLYQKKSE
- a CDS encoding DEAD/DEAH box helicase — encoded protein: MITFKDLNLQEDIQKAIDKLGFVYPTDIQAASIPVVRDGKDMIGQAQTGTGKTFSFAIPIVEAIDMNNPNVQALILLPTRELSLQVYAEFLKLIRFSRQIRATVVYGGQSIERQIKSLKEKPQIIIGTPGRIIDHMTRKTLDFNNLRMLVMDEADEMLKMGFQEDLEIILKDTPKERQTVLFSATIPPFIKTVASTYQKDPVHIKIEAKTLTVEKIKQVYYEVKKEYKDDLLVRLLDFYHFKSIIIFANTKAGVDDLVAYLQNLGYSADALHGDLKQLQRDRVMNAFRQKNVKILVATDVAARGLDINDVEAIINYDIPQELEVYVHRIGRTGRAGKSGYAITLSNAWNRRRIKELENFTKSPLELKEIPTVEDIHAVTIKGIYNQIADMISQKKEHKYEIVIQKLLADGYDGIDIINALMTMSIDDQEKEYREIPIDKPREKKTFDRNDRRPREAGSDARRPRAEGDKPFRDNQKQFVEFEINFGKADQIRAVSLLDLFKKEADLYTGNVGDITIGESKTVFQLNKQSVNRVMGLNGKKFKNKTIKLKKL
- the infC gene encoding translation initiation factor IF-3, encoding MKSPVKGNSPVKGNKQVDALVNEGIAARELLVIDDQGNNLGLIKIHQALYEARTRELDLVVVSPDSKPVVAKIMDYSKFRYDQQRKQREMKKNQHVVEVKEIRLSPVIDTHDLETKSKQAIKFLEKGDKVKISLRFKGRMIVHSDQGVKVMEGFIQSLGDAIVVESPVKMEGRQLFATVAPKPTK
- a CDS encoding RsmD family RNA methyltransferase, with translation MKQVKLKIIAGRLKGKTLISLSDDTKETASIVRGSVFNMLFEVSGSVLDLFAGSGAYGFEAYSRGAEKLYLNDLHPLAIKSLKINEESLKTGALITSWDYPKAIGYYKNNQIYMDYIFLDPPYAYDIQPILEAVVDLIKPTGKIIIEIEKSHACPTVDGIHLIKDRVHGIKRIGIYQK
- the rpmI gene encoding 50S ribosomal protein L35, whose translation is MPKQKTHSGLKKRIKVTGSGKLMRGKAYSNHLAASKTTKQNRQLRGETGVSASDYKRIKQLISNLK
- a CDS encoding Fic family protein; amino-acid sequence: MLGTYEQKPYGLKKINVFVPYTLNGLYITSKKDERIDKLVDEINQLLPLESPLNKAFFRLIQDAEMLDWMRTSIGDYSFSDLYAPSGFNLFYNDLIHFQETYDEAPAHMKKIGYANRFLKDLHYALFSKHQNQYPGEFRRTQSFVGSSIEQATYIPPDPESMITIMEEMELFMYRDDIPVYVRAALMYYQIATSLPFLIGNVELARMASQLYLIEFDGIKHFIPLSRHLKNIEDVRKKALVENDINGFIVYYLTGLKAAIKDANKMINGYNRIKLKQEEKIEESDHTIYQKRRLLEMIHVSHKVIYLENEPLQAHFGVLSKTIIKRYRDLMDLDLISKKTTYFNNLYYNKAILKLFE
- a CDS encoding YneF family protein, which produces MGLEWLWYLLTGLGGILAGGIAGFFIARAWFKNYLKKNPPVNERMIREMMRQMGRTPSEKQVRQVLNSMNQVK
- the galU gene encoding UTP--glucose-1-phosphate uridylyltransferase GalU, which gives rise to MIKKAVIPAAGYGTRFLPATKALAKEMFPIIDTPTIQYIVEEALASGIEEILIIVSANKNAIMDHFDRNLELENILKEKHKDAELKVITDVSNLANIHYIRQKEQLGLGHAVLCAKAFIGNEPFALLLGDDLYVGDKQPVLRQLIDKYNVYGGTILGTLPVSYEDTQKYGICEPSQEMEAGLYKLSSVVEKPKPENAPSRSAIGGRYILSPTIFKYLENQPRGAGGEIQLTDAIKRLMAEESVYSFDVAGKRYDIGSRIGYIEATLDFGLKRDDVRPQVIDLLKKKLKEIESK